Below is a window of Flavobacterium sp. CFS9 DNA.
TACACAATTTCGTTTCGAAAGAGACTTATTGAGCTGGAGAATGGCCTTTAACTGGACTCCAATTGGTCCAAACTCAAACTGGAACTTCTTTATCGGAATTAAATCCGGAATGTTGAGTGATATCAAATGGAACAAGCGTAGCACTTTAAATCGATAAACCATCGAATAAAAATAATTTATTATGAAAAAAATCATCTTTACCGAAAAGGCGCCGGCTCCAATTGGTCCTTACAATCAGGCTGTATTATCAGGAAACACACTTTATGCATCAGGTCAGATTGCAATCAATCCAACCTCTGGCGAACTTGTAACAGACAATATCAATGATGAAACCAAACAGGTAATGGAAAATATTGCCGCAATTTTAGAAGCTGCAAATATGTCTTTTGAAAATGTAGTGAAAGCTACCATCTTTATCATGGATATGAATAATTTCGCCGCTATAAATGCTGTTTACGGCTCTTATTTCGACGAAAAAACAGCTCCTGCACGTGAAACTGTTCAGGTGGCCTGTTTACCTAAAAATGTAAATGTTGAAATTTCGATAATTGCTGTACAATAAAAAATGTTTCAGGTTTCAGGCTTGACACTTTGAGTACAATTACCAAATACAATCTAAAACTTGAAACTTGAAACAAAAAAACCGTTACAGAATTGTAACGGTTTTTTTTATCTTTTAGAAATTCTATAATTGCAAGGCAATGGCATTTAGCAGTAACTGCGCCGAAGCTTCATTAGTTGCCAACGGTACATTATGAACATCGCAAACACGAATCAGCATATTGATATCAACTTCGTGAGCATGACTTGCCAGCGGATCTTTAAAAAAGAAAACCATATTCGTCTTCCCTTCGGCTACTCTTGCTGCAATCTGCGCATCTCCTCCCATTGGTCCCGAAAGCATTCTTTTCACCTTAAAACCTGCATTTACAGCCTTACTCCCTGTAGTTCCCGTTGCGATTAATTTAATATTGTCCTGAAGCAGTAAGGTCTTGTTTTTATTCAAAAACTGAACCATGTCTGCCTTTTTTCCATCATGTGCTATGATAGCAATTTCCATATTCTATTTTATTTATTGATTTGCAACGTGATAAGCAATTAATCCATCAATAGGCCTTCTTAAAACATTACCCAATTGAAGTCCGTATTTATCGAAAGTTTCCTGTAATTCGTCTTTTAGATAAAAAGCTATTGAACCAACAAAATGAACAGGAACTTCTTTGCAATTGTCAAATTGCTTGATGTAGTTTTTCACGAAAGACTTCATTCCCTTGAAAATAATTTTTCTACAAAACTCAGTATCTTTATGCTTGATCAGGAACTTTGCAAAAGTCGCTAAATAAGCATTTGGATTTGGTTCTTTATACAACTTATTTTTGATAAAATCAGGATCTAAATTATACTCCTTCTCAAATTCAACTGCCAGTTCTTTTGGCATTTTATTGAAATAATACTTTCTGATTAATTCTTTTCCAAAAACATTTCCGCTACAGTCGTCCATTGCAATAAACCCAAGTGACTGTACTTTTTGATGCAATACTTTTCCATCAAAAAAACTGCAATTAGAACCGGTACCTAAGATACTCACAATCGCAGCTTCTCCTTTTGGAGTAGTTGCATATACCGCCGCATAAGTATCTTCCTGAACTTCTACGATTGCATTCTCAAAATATTCCTGAAATATTCTGGAAAGTTCTATTTTCATCCTCTCGGTACCGCAACCTGCTCCGTAAAAAAACAAATGCGTGGCGTTCTTTTTATTTTGCAGAATATCAAAACGATCGTTTAATCTTTCTACTATCTCCGGACCGTCAAGAATTTCAGGATTTAACCCTAAAGTTTGTGTGGTGAATAATACTTTTCCATTATCATCAATTGCAATCCAATCGGCTTTAGTAGATCCACTA
It encodes the following:
- a CDS encoding RidA family protein → MKKIIFTEKAPAPIGPYNQAVLSGNTLYASGQIAINPTSGELVTDNINDETKQVMENIAAILEAANMSFENVVKATIFIMDMNNFAAINAVYGSYFDEKTAPARETVQVACLPKNVNVEISIIAVQ
- a CDS encoding methylglyoxal synthase gives rise to the protein MEIAIIAHDGKKADMVQFLNKNKTLLLQDNIKLIATGTTGSKAVNAGFKVKRMLSGPMGGDAQIAARVAEGKTNMVFFFKDPLASHAHEVDINMLIRVCDVHNVPLATNEASAQLLLNAIALQL
- a CDS encoding N-acetylglucosamine kinase yields the protein MKLIVDSGSTKADWIAIDDNGKVLFTTQTLGLNPEILDGPEIVERLNDRFDILQNKKNATHLFFYGAGCGTERMKIELSRIFQEYFENAIVEVQEDTYAAVYATTPKGEAAIVSILGTGSNCSFFDGKVLHQKVQSLGFIAMDDCSGNVFGKELIRKYYFNKMPKELAVEFEKEYNLDPDFIKNKLYKEPNPNAYLATFAKFLIKHKDTEFCRKIIFKGMKSFVKNYIKQFDNCKEVPVHFVGSIAFYLKDELQETFDKYGLQLGNVLRRPIDGLIAYHVANQ